From Rutidosis leptorrhynchoides isolate AG116_Rl617_1_P2 chromosome 3, CSIRO_AGI_Rlap_v1, whole genome shotgun sequence, a single genomic window includes:
- the LOC139896790 gene encoding general negative regulator of transcription subunit 3 isoform X3 translates to MGASRKLQGEIDRVLKKVQEGVEVFDSIWNKVYDTDNANQKEKFEADLKKEIKKLQRYRDQIKTWIQSSEIKDKKALMDSRKQIEREMERFKICEKETKTKAFSKEGLGQQPKTDPKEKAKSETRDWLNNTVSELESQIDSFEAEMEGLSVKKGKARPPRLTHLESSITRHKAHIMKLELILRLLDNDELSPEQVNDVKDFIDDYVERNQENFDEFEDVDDLYNTLSLDMVEALEDLVSIVPPTLVKGVGATGAVLTMKKDLSSSPVQSPGASVQEPVEDMASQDISSDHGPKIPPPKNSTISSSPPTPAGSHVTHVPVSPSILPGPGSVRGISDHSVTAIPSSPINNTSKEEDIGSFPVRISSPALNEAAALRNLGRGSLTSQPSVAIPISPSASISTIGGITPSVSSMVHPPVSSLSSRMMLPQSVKIGDADITNGGDSGGMTSARVFSPSGVSGMQWRPGSSFQTQHEGGQLRGRTEIAPDQREKFLQRFQQVQQQQGGMTPNKQFSSLQNPLLQQFNSQSSTTLQPAGPNTVTSAQQPSSMHFQSAQQAHMSTGSKETEINNLKVDEMGQQQKLSDDSVADVPQSDGLSKNAANEEDPKVPYTSDMQVGASGSMTDLTQAIRDVDLSSGQPLQSSQPGSLGVIGRRSLSDLGTIGDNLSGLAVNLGPAHDHQYNLQMLESAFYKLPQPRDSERPKTYSARHPVVTPQSYPQVQAPIVNNPAFWERLGSDNIGTDTLFFAFYYQQNSYQQYLAAKELKKQSWRYHKKYNTWFQRHEEPKFASDDYEQGTYVYFDFHIGNDEMQNGWCQRIKTDFKFEYNFLEDELIV, encoded by the exons ATGGGAGCCAGTAGAAAGCTTCAAGGTGAGATCGATCGAGTACTGAAAAAAGTTCAAGAAGGCGTTGAGGTTTTTGATAGCATATGGAACAAG GTTTACGATACTGATAATGCGAATCAAAAAGAGAAGTTTGAGGCTGATTTGAAGAAAGAAATAAAGAAGCTTCAGAGGTATAGAGATCAGATTAAGACATGGATTCAATCCAgtgagatcaaggataaaaag GCTTTGATGGATTCTCGAAAGCAGATTGAGCGTGAAATGGAACGGTTTAAGATTTGTGAGAAGGAGACTAAGACAAAAGCTTTTTCAAAGGAAGGATTGGGACAGCAGCCCAAAACG GATCCAAAGGAAAAAGCAAAGTCAGAGACCAGAGATTGGTTGAACAATACG GTGTCAGAGCTGGAATCTCAAATTGACAGTTTTGAAGCTGAGATGGAGGGGCTGTCGGTAAAAAAGGGAAAAGCGAGACCTCCTAGACTG ACACACTTAGAGTCATCAATTACTCGACACAAGGCTCATATCATGAAGCTAGAGTTGATATTGAGGCTGCTGGATAATGATGAGTTGAGTCCTGAGCAAGTCAATGACGTGAAGGACTTCATTGATGACTATGTGGAACGAAATCag GAGAATTTTGACGAATTTGAGGATGTTGATGACTTATACAATACTTTATCACTGGACATGGTAGAGGCGCTAGAAGATCTAGTTTCCATCGTGCCACCTACTCTTGTTAAG GGTGTTGGTGCTACTGGTGCTGTTTTAACTATGAAAAAAGATTTGTCTTCATCTCCTGTCCAGTCACCG GGAGCTTCAGTCCAAGAGCCAGTTGAGGATATGGCATCCCAGGACATTAGCTCAGATCATGGGCCAAAGATCCCACCTCCAAAAAACAGCACAATCTCGTCATCTCCTCCAACGCCAGCTGGCAGCCATGTAACCCATGTTCCTGTTTCTCCTTCAATTCTTCCAGGTCCAGGTTCTGTCAGGGGTATTTCAGACCATTCAGTCACCGCTATTCCTTCCTCACCCATAAACAACACTTCAAAAGAGGAAGATATTGGATCTTTTCCTGTTCGTATATCGTCTCCAGCCCTCAATGAAGCCGCTGCATTAAGGAATCTGGGTAGAGGCAGTTTGACCAGTCAACCTTCAGTTGCTATTCCTATTAGTCCTAGTGCTAGTATATCTACCATTGGTGGTATTACTCCTTCAGTTTCTAGTATGGTGCATCCTCCGGTTTCGTCTTTGAGTAGCAGAATGATGTTGCCACAAAGTGTTAAAATCGGTGATGCTGACATCACTAATGGTGGTGATTCTGGCGGTATGACGTCGGCAAGAGTCTTTTCACCATCTGGAGTTTCTGGCATGCAGTGGAGGCCCGGAAGTTCATTCCAAACTCAGCATGAAGGG GGACAGTTACGTGGGAGAACTGAAATAGCACCAGATCAAAGGGAGAAATTTCTACAACGATTTCAGCAAGTGCAGCAGCAACAAGGTGGCATGACTCCCAATAAGCAATTTTCATCACTGCAAAACCCTCTTTTGCAACAG TTCAATTCTCAAAGTTCAACTACGTTACAGCCAGCTGGTCCTAATACTGTCACATCTGCACAACAACCAAGTTCGATGCATTTTCAGTCTGCTCAACAGGCACATATGTCTACCGGATCTAAAGAGACTG AAATTAACAATTTAAAAGTAGATGAGATGGGTCAGCAACAAAAGCTATCAGATGATTCAGTAGCTGATGTTCCCCAAAGTGACGGCCTTAGCAAGAATGCTGCTAATGAAGAAGACCCAAAGGTGCCGTATACATCAGATATGCAG GTTGGAGCATCTGGCTCAATGACAGACCTTACACAAGCTATTCGAGATGTGGATCTGTCTTCTGGACAGCCTTTGCAATCGAGTCAGCCAGGTAGCCTCGGGGTTATTGGAAGAAGAAGCCTTTCTGATCTTGGTACAATTGGAGACAACTTAAGTGGATTAGCCGTTAACTTGGGCCCCGCTCATGACCACCAATACAACCTGCAGATGCTTGAGTCTGCCTTTTACAAACTCCCCCAGCCCAGAGACTCCGAAAGACCAAAGACATACTCTGCA AGACACCCTGTGGTGACCCCACAAAGCTATCCTCAAGTGCAAGCTCCGATTGTCAACAACCCAGCCTTTTGGGAACGTCTTGGATCTGATAACATCGGCACCGATACTTTATTTTTTGCTTTTTACTATCAACAG AATTCTTATCAACAGTATTTGGCTGCGAAAGAATTGAAGAAACAATCATGGAGGTACCATAAAAAGTACAATACCTGGTTTCAACGACATGAAGAACCAAAGTTTGCCTCTGATGATTATGAACAAGGAACATATGTCTACTTTGATTTCCATATTGGCAATGATGAGATGCAAAACGGCTG
- the LOC139896790 gene encoding general negative regulator of transcription subunit 3 isoform X4: protein MGASRKLQGEIDRVLKKVQEGVEVFDSIWNKVYDTDNANQKEKFEADLKKEIKKLQRYRDQIKTWIQSSEIKDKKVSASYEQALMDSRKQIEREMERFKICEKETKTKAFSKEGLGQQPKTDPKEKAKSETRDWLNNTVSELESQIDSFEAEMEGLSVKKGKARPPRLTHLESSITRHKAHIMKLELILRLLDNDELSPEQVNDVKDFIDDYVERNQENFDEFEDVDDLYNTLSLDMVEALEDLVSIVPPTLVKGASVQEPVEDMASQDISSDHGPKIPPPKNSTISSSPPTPAGSHVTHVPVSPSILPGPGSVRGISDHSVTAIPSSPINNTSKEEDIGSFPVRISSPALNEAAALRNLGRGSLTSQPSVAIPISPSASISTIGGITPSVSSMVHPPVSSLSSRMMLPQSVKIGDADITNGGDSGGMTSARVFSPSGVSGMQWRPGSSFQTQHEGGQLRGRTEIAPDQREKFLQRFQQVQQQQGGMTPNKQFSSLQNPLLQQFNSQSSTTLQPAGPNTVTSAQQPSSMHFQSAQQAHMSTGSKETEINNLKVDEMGQQQKLSDDSVADVPQSDGLSKNAANEEDPKVPYTSDMQVGASGSMTDLTQAIRDVDLSSGQPLQSSQPGSLGVIGRRSLSDLGTIGDNLSGLAVNLGPAHDHQYNLQMLESAFYKLPQPRDSERPKTYSARHPVVTPQSYPQVQAPIVNNPAFWERLGSDNIGTDTLFFAFYYQQNSYQQYLAAKELKKQSWRYHKKYNTWFQRHEEPKFASDDYEQGTYVYFDFHIGNDEMQNGWCQRIKTDFKFEYNFLEDELIV from the exons ATGGGAGCCAGTAGAAAGCTTCAAGGTGAGATCGATCGAGTACTGAAAAAAGTTCAAGAAGGCGTTGAGGTTTTTGATAGCATATGGAACAAG GTTTACGATACTGATAATGCGAATCAAAAAGAGAAGTTTGAGGCTGATTTGAAGAAAGAAATAAAGAAGCTTCAGAGGTATAGAGATCAGATTAAGACATGGATTCAATCCAgtgagatcaaggataaaaag GTTAGTGCGTCTTATGAGCAGGCTTTGATGGATTCTCGAAAGCAGATTGAGCGTGAAATGGAACGGTTTAAGATTTGTGAGAAGGAGACTAAGACAAAAGCTTTTTCAAAGGAAGGATTGGGACAGCAGCCCAAAACG GATCCAAAGGAAAAAGCAAAGTCAGAGACCAGAGATTGGTTGAACAATACG GTGTCAGAGCTGGAATCTCAAATTGACAGTTTTGAAGCTGAGATGGAGGGGCTGTCGGTAAAAAAGGGAAAAGCGAGACCTCCTAGACTG ACACACTTAGAGTCATCAATTACTCGACACAAGGCTCATATCATGAAGCTAGAGTTGATATTGAGGCTGCTGGATAATGATGAGTTGAGTCCTGAGCAAGTCAATGACGTGAAGGACTTCATTGATGACTATGTGGAACGAAATCag GAGAATTTTGACGAATTTGAGGATGTTGATGACTTATACAATACTTTATCACTGGACATGGTAGAGGCGCTAGAAGATCTAGTTTCCATCGTGCCACCTACTCTTGTTAAG GGAGCTTCAGTCCAAGAGCCAGTTGAGGATATGGCATCCCAGGACATTAGCTCAGATCATGGGCCAAAGATCCCACCTCCAAAAAACAGCACAATCTCGTCATCTCCTCCAACGCCAGCTGGCAGCCATGTAACCCATGTTCCTGTTTCTCCTTCAATTCTTCCAGGTCCAGGTTCTGTCAGGGGTATTTCAGACCATTCAGTCACCGCTATTCCTTCCTCACCCATAAACAACACTTCAAAAGAGGAAGATATTGGATCTTTTCCTGTTCGTATATCGTCTCCAGCCCTCAATGAAGCCGCTGCATTAAGGAATCTGGGTAGAGGCAGTTTGACCAGTCAACCTTCAGTTGCTATTCCTATTAGTCCTAGTGCTAGTATATCTACCATTGGTGGTATTACTCCTTCAGTTTCTAGTATGGTGCATCCTCCGGTTTCGTCTTTGAGTAGCAGAATGATGTTGCCACAAAGTGTTAAAATCGGTGATGCTGACATCACTAATGGTGGTGATTCTGGCGGTATGACGTCGGCAAGAGTCTTTTCACCATCTGGAGTTTCTGGCATGCAGTGGAGGCCCGGAAGTTCATTCCAAACTCAGCATGAAGGG GGACAGTTACGTGGGAGAACTGAAATAGCACCAGATCAAAGGGAGAAATTTCTACAACGATTTCAGCAAGTGCAGCAGCAACAAGGTGGCATGACTCCCAATAAGCAATTTTCATCACTGCAAAACCCTCTTTTGCAACAG TTCAATTCTCAAAGTTCAACTACGTTACAGCCAGCTGGTCCTAATACTGTCACATCTGCACAACAACCAAGTTCGATGCATTTTCAGTCTGCTCAACAGGCACATATGTCTACCGGATCTAAAGAGACTG AAATTAACAATTTAAAAGTAGATGAGATGGGTCAGCAACAAAAGCTATCAGATGATTCAGTAGCTGATGTTCCCCAAAGTGACGGCCTTAGCAAGAATGCTGCTAATGAAGAAGACCCAAAGGTGCCGTATACATCAGATATGCAG GTTGGAGCATCTGGCTCAATGACAGACCTTACACAAGCTATTCGAGATGTGGATCTGTCTTCTGGACAGCCTTTGCAATCGAGTCAGCCAGGTAGCCTCGGGGTTATTGGAAGAAGAAGCCTTTCTGATCTTGGTACAATTGGAGACAACTTAAGTGGATTAGCCGTTAACTTGGGCCCCGCTCATGACCACCAATACAACCTGCAGATGCTTGAGTCTGCCTTTTACAAACTCCCCCAGCCCAGAGACTCCGAAAGACCAAAGACATACTCTGCA AGACACCCTGTGGTGACCCCACAAAGCTATCCTCAAGTGCAAGCTCCGATTGTCAACAACCCAGCCTTTTGGGAACGTCTTGGATCTGATAACATCGGCACCGATACTTTATTTTTTGCTTTTTACTATCAACAG AATTCTTATCAACAGTATTTGGCTGCGAAAGAATTGAAGAAACAATCATGGAGGTACCATAAAAAGTACAATACCTGGTTTCAACGACATGAAGAACCAAAGTTTGCCTCTGATGATTATGAACAAGGAACATATGTCTACTTTGATTTCCATATTGGCAATGATGAGATGCAAAACGGCTG
- the LOC139896790 gene encoding general negative regulator of transcription subunit 3 isoform X1 yields MGASRKLQGEIDRVLKKVQEGVEVFDSIWNKVYDTDNANQKEKFEADLKKEIKKLQRYRDQIKTWIQSSEIKDKKVSASYEQALMDSRKQIEREMERFKICEKETKTKAFSKEGLGQQPKTDPKEKAKSETRDWLNNTVSELESQIDSFEAEMEGLSVKKGKARPPRLTHLESSITRHKAHIMKLELILRLLDNDELSPEQVNDVKDFIDDYVERNQENFDEFEDVDDLYNTLSLDMVEALEDLVSIVPPTLVKGVGATGAVLTMKKDLSSSPVQSPGASVQEPVEDMASQDISSDHGPKIPPPKNSTISSSPPTPAGSHVTHVPVSPSILPGPGSVRGISDHSVTAIPSSPINNTSKEEDIGSFPVRISSPALNEAAALRNLGRGSLTSQPSVAIPISPSASISTIGGITPSVSSMVHPPVSSLSSRMMLPQSVKIGDADITNGGDSGGMTSARVFSPSGVSGMQWRPGSSFQTQHEGGQLRGRTEIAPDQREKFLQRFQQVQQQQGGMTPNKQFSSLQNPLLQQFNSQSSTTLQPAGPNTVTSAQQPSSMHFQSAQQAHMSTGSKETEINNLKVDEMGQQQKLSDDSVADVPQSDGLSKNAANEEDPKVPYTSDMQVGASGSMTDLTQAIRDVDLSSGQPLQSSQPGSLGVIGRRSLSDLGTIGDNLSGLAVNLGPAHDHQYNLQMLESAFYKLPQPRDSERPKTYSARHPVVTPQSYPQVQAPIVNNPAFWERLGSDNIGTDTLFFAFYYQQNSYQQYLAAKELKKQSWRYHKKYNTWFQRHEEPKFASDDYEQGTYVYFDFHIGNDEMQNGWCQRIKTDFKFEYNFLEDELIV; encoded by the exons ATGGGAGCCAGTAGAAAGCTTCAAGGTGAGATCGATCGAGTACTGAAAAAAGTTCAAGAAGGCGTTGAGGTTTTTGATAGCATATGGAACAAG GTTTACGATACTGATAATGCGAATCAAAAAGAGAAGTTTGAGGCTGATTTGAAGAAAGAAATAAAGAAGCTTCAGAGGTATAGAGATCAGATTAAGACATGGATTCAATCCAgtgagatcaaggataaaaag GTTAGTGCGTCTTATGAGCAGGCTTTGATGGATTCTCGAAAGCAGATTGAGCGTGAAATGGAACGGTTTAAGATTTGTGAGAAGGAGACTAAGACAAAAGCTTTTTCAAAGGAAGGATTGGGACAGCAGCCCAAAACG GATCCAAAGGAAAAAGCAAAGTCAGAGACCAGAGATTGGTTGAACAATACG GTGTCAGAGCTGGAATCTCAAATTGACAGTTTTGAAGCTGAGATGGAGGGGCTGTCGGTAAAAAAGGGAAAAGCGAGACCTCCTAGACTG ACACACTTAGAGTCATCAATTACTCGACACAAGGCTCATATCATGAAGCTAGAGTTGATATTGAGGCTGCTGGATAATGATGAGTTGAGTCCTGAGCAAGTCAATGACGTGAAGGACTTCATTGATGACTATGTGGAACGAAATCag GAGAATTTTGACGAATTTGAGGATGTTGATGACTTATACAATACTTTATCACTGGACATGGTAGAGGCGCTAGAAGATCTAGTTTCCATCGTGCCACCTACTCTTGTTAAG GGTGTTGGTGCTACTGGTGCTGTTTTAACTATGAAAAAAGATTTGTCTTCATCTCCTGTCCAGTCACCG GGAGCTTCAGTCCAAGAGCCAGTTGAGGATATGGCATCCCAGGACATTAGCTCAGATCATGGGCCAAAGATCCCACCTCCAAAAAACAGCACAATCTCGTCATCTCCTCCAACGCCAGCTGGCAGCCATGTAACCCATGTTCCTGTTTCTCCTTCAATTCTTCCAGGTCCAGGTTCTGTCAGGGGTATTTCAGACCATTCAGTCACCGCTATTCCTTCCTCACCCATAAACAACACTTCAAAAGAGGAAGATATTGGATCTTTTCCTGTTCGTATATCGTCTCCAGCCCTCAATGAAGCCGCTGCATTAAGGAATCTGGGTAGAGGCAGTTTGACCAGTCAACCTTCAGTTGCTATTCCTATTAGTCCTAGTGCTAGTATATCTACCATTGGTGGTATTACTCCTTCAGTTTCTAGTATGGTGCATCCTCCGGTTTCGTCTTTGAGTAGCAGAATGATGTTGCCACAAAGTGTTAAAATCGGTGATGCTGACATCACTAATGGTGGTGATTCTGGCGGTATGACGTCGGCAAGAGTCTTTTCACCATCTGGAGTTTCTGGCATGCAGTGGAGGCCCGGAAGTTCATTCCAAACTCAGCATGAAGGG GGACAGTTACGTGGGAGAACTGAAATAGCACCAGATCAAAGGGAGAAATTTCTACAACGATTTCAGCAAGTGCAGCAGCAACAAGGTGGCATGACTCCCAATAAGCAATTTTCATCACTGCAAAACCCTCTTTTGCAACAG TTCAATTCTCAAAGTTCAACTACGTTACAGCCAGCTGGTCCTAATACTGTCACATCTGCACAACAACCAAGTTCGATGCATTTTCAGTCTGCTCAACAGGCACATATGTCTACCGGATCTAAAGAGACTG AAATTAACAATTTAAAAGTAGATGAGATGGGTCAGCAACAAAAGCTATCAGATGATTCAGTAGCTGATGTTCCCCAAAGTGACGGCCTTAGCAAGAATGCTGCTAATGAAGAAGACCCAAAGGTGCCGTATACATCAGATATGCAG GTTGGAGCATCTGGCTCAATGACAGACCTTACACAAGCTATTCGAGATGTGGATCTGTCTTCTGGACAGCCTTTGCAATCGAGTCAGCCAGGTAGCCTCGGGGTTATTGGAAGAAGAAGCCTTTCTGATCTTGGTACAATTGGAGACAACTTAAGTGGATTAGCCGTTAACTTGGGCCCCGCTCATGACCACCAATACAACCTGCAGATGCTTGAGTCTGCCTTTTACAAACTCCCCCAGCCCAGAGACTCCGAAAGACCAAAGACATACTCTGCA AGACACCCTGTGGTGACCCCACAAAGCTATCCTCAAGTGCAAGCTCCGATTGTCAACAACCCAGCCTTTTGGGAACGTCTTGGATCTGATAACATCGGCACCGATACTTTATTTTTTGCTTTTTACTATCAACAG AATTCTTATCAACAGTATTTGGCTGCGAAAGAATTGAAGAAACAATCATGGAGGTACCATAAAAAGTACAATACCTGGTTTCAACGACATGAAGAACCAAAGTTTGCCTCTGATGATTATGAACAAGGAACATATGTCTACTTTGATTTCCATATTGGCAATGATGAGATGCAAAACGGCTG
- the LOC139896790 gene encoding general negative regulator of transcription subunit 3 isoform X2 encodes MGASRKLQGEIDRVLKKVQEGVEVFDSIWNKVYDTDNANQKEKFEADLKKEIKKLQRYRDQIKTWIQSSEIKDKKVSASYEQALMDSRKQIEREMERFKICEKETKTKAFSKEGLGQQPKTDPKEKAKSETRDWLNNTVSELESQIDSFEAEMEGLSVKKGKARPPRLTHLESSITRHKAHIMKLELILRLLDNDELSPEQVNDVKDFIDDYVERNQENFDEFEDVDDLYNTLSLDMVEALEDLVSIVPPTLVKGVGATGAVLTMKKDLSSSPVQSPGASVQEPVEDMASQDISSDHGPKIPPPKNSTISSSPPTPAGSHVTHVPVSPSILPGPGSVRGISDHSVTAIPSSPINNTSKEEDIGSFPVRISSPALNEAAALRNLGRGSLTSQPSVAIPISPSASISTIGGITPSVSSMVHPPVSSLSSRMMLPQSVKIGDADITNGGDSGGMTSARVFSPSGVSGMQWRPGSSFQTQHEGLRGRTEIAPDQREKFLQRFQQVQQQQGGMTPNKQFSSLQNPLLQQFNSQSSTTLQPAGPNTVTSAQQPSSMHFQSAQQAHMSTGSKETEINNLKVDEMGQQQKLSDDSVADVPQSDGLSKNAANEEDPKVPYTSDMQVGASGSMTDLTQAIRDVDLSSGQPLQSSQPGSLGVIGRRSLSDLGTIGDNLSGLAVNLGPAHDHQYNLQMLESAFYKLPQPRDSERPKTYSARHPVVTPQSYPQVQAPIVNNPAFWERLGSDNIGTDTLFFAFYYQQNSYQQYLAAKELKKQSWRYHKKYNTWFQRHEEPKFASDDYEQGTYVYFDFHIGNDEMQNGWCQRIKTDFKFEYNFLEDELIV; translated from the exons ATGGGAGCCAGTAGAAAGCTTCAAGGTGAGATCGATCGAGTACTGAAAAAAGTTCAAGAAGGCGTTGAGGTTTTTGATAGCATATGGAACAAG GTTTACGATACTGATAATGCGAATCAAAAAGAGAAGTTTGAGGCTGATTTGAAGAAAGAAATAAAGAAGCTTCAGAGGTATAGAGATCAGATTAAGACATGGATTCAATCCAgtgagatcaaggataaaaag GTTAGTGCGTCTTATGAGCAGGCTTTGATGGATTCTCGAAAGCAGATTGAGCGTGAAATGGAACGGTTTAAGATTTGTGAGAAGGAGACTAAGACAAAAGCTTTTTCAAAGGAAGGATTGGGACAGCAGCCCAAAACG GATCCAAAGGAAAAAGCAAAGTCAGAGACCAGAGATTGGTTGAACAATACG GTGTCAGAGCTGGAATCTCAAATTGACAGTTTTGAAGCTGAGATGGAGGGGCTGTCGGTAAAAAAGGGAAAAGCGAGACCTCCTAGACTG ACACACTTAGAGTCATCAATTACTCGACACAAGGCTCATATCATGAAGCTAGAGTTGATATTGAGGCTGCTGGATAATGATGAGTTGAGTCCTGAGCAAGTCAATGACGTGAAGGACTTCATTGATGACTATGTGGAACGAAATCag GAGAATTTTGACGAATTTGAGGATGTTGATGACTTATACAATACTTTATCACTGGACATGGTAGAGGCGCTAGAAGATCTAGTTTCCATCGTGCCACCTACTCTTGTTAAG GGTGTTGGTGCTACTGGTGCTGTTTTAACTATGAAAAAAGATTTGTCTTCATCTCCTGTCCAGTCACCG GGAGCTTCAGTCCAAGAGCCAGTTGAGGATATGGCATCCCAGGACATTAGCTCAGATCATGGGCCAAAGATCCCACCTCCAAAAAACAGCACAATCTCGTCATCTCCTCCAACGCCAGCTGGCAGCCATGTAACCCATGTTCCTGTTTCTCCTTCAATTCTTCCAGGTCCAGGTTCTGTCAGGGGTATTTCAGACCATTCAGTCACCGCTATTCCTTCCTCACCCATAAACAACACTTCAAAAGAGGAAGATATTGGATCTTTTCCTGTTCGTATATCGTCTCCAGCCCTCAATGAAGCCGCTGCATTAAGGAATCTGGGTAGAGGCAGTTTGACCAGTCAACCTTCAGTTGCTATTCCTATTAGTCCTAGTGCTAGTATATCTACCATTGGTGGTATTACTCCTTCAGTTTCTAGTATGGTGCATCCTCCGGTTTCGTCTTTGAGTAGCAGAATGATGTTGCCACAAAGTGTTAAAATCGGTGATGCTGACATCACTAATGGTGGTGATTCTGGCGGTATGACGTCGGCAAGAGTCTTTTCACCATCTGGAGTTTCTGGCATGCAGTGGAGGCCCGGAAGTTCATTCCAAACTCAGCATGAAGGG TTACGTGGGAGAACTGAAATAGCACCAGATCAAAGGGAGAAATTTCTACAACGATTTCAGCAAGTGCAGCAGCAACAAGGTGGCATGACTCCCAATAAGCAATTTTCATCACTGCAAAACCCTCTTTTGCAACAG TTCAATTCTCAAAGTTCAACTACGTTACAGCCAGCTGGTCCTAATACTGTCACATCTGCACAACAACCAAGTTCGATGCATTTTCAGTCTGCTCAACAGGCACATATGTCTACCGGATCTAAAGAGACTG AAATTAACAATTTAAAAGTAGATGAGATGGGTCAGCAACAAAAGCTATCAGATGATTCAGTAGCTGATGTTCCCCAAAGTGACGGCCTTAGCAAGAATGCTGCTAATGAAGAAGACCCAAAGGTGCCGTATACATCAGATATGCAG GTTGGAGCATCTGGCTCAATGACAGACCTTACACAAGCTATTCGAGATGTGGATCTGTCTTCTGGACAGCCTTTGCAATCGAGTCAGCCAGGTAGCCTCGGGGTTATTGGAAGAAGAAGCCTTTCTGATCTTGGTACAATTGGAGACAACTTAAGTGGATTAGCCGTTAACTTGGGCCCCGCTCATGACCACCAATACAACCTGCAGATGCTTGAGTCTGCCTTTTACAAACTCCCCCAGCCCAGAGACTCCGAAAGACCAAAGACATACTCTGCA AGACACCCTGTGGTGACCCCACAAAGCTATCCTCAAGTGCAAGCTCCGATTGTCAACAACCCAGCCTTTTGGGAACGTCTTGGATCTGATAACATCGGCACCGATACTTTATTTTTTGCTTTTTACTATCAACAG AATTCTTATCAACAGTATTTGGCTGCGAAAGAATTGAAGAAACAATCATGGAGGTACCATAAAAAGTACAATACCTGGTTTCAACGACATGAAGAACCAAAGTTTGCCTCTGATGATTATGAACAAGGAACATATGTCTACTTTGATTTCCATATTGGCAATGATGAGATGCAAAACGGCTG